Proteins encoded by one window of Brevibacterium atlanticum:
- the serS gene encoding serine--tRNA ligase has product MIDLALLRENPDLFKASQEARGGSVELIDDVLAADSARRAAITAYEDARADQKSFSSQIAKAAKEDKPALIAEGKQKSETVKSLSAESEEASFAFDQLVSKVPNLIIDGIPSGGEENFVTLKTIGEPRDFSVDGFEPLDHLEIGEKLGAIDTQRGTKVSGSRFHYLTGFGAKLEMALLNLARDVAEEAGFNPTITPTLVRPEVMRGTGFLGEHADEVYRLEADDLFLVGTSEVPLAGYHMDEIIDLTDGPLRYAGISSCYRREAGSYGKDTRGIIRVHQFQKVEMFAYVEVENAEAEHERMLSLQEKMLGLCELPYRVIDTAAGDLGDSAARKFDCEAWVPTQGTYRELTSTSNCTTFQARRLQIRERHDGATRPVATLNGTMANTRWLVPILENHQQADGSVTVPAALRPYLGGMTAQGPEGPRY; this is encoded by the coding sequence GTGATCGATCTAGCGCTTCTCAGAGAAAACCCGGACCTGTTCAAGGCATCGCAGGAGGCTCGCGGAGGATCCGTCGAACTCATCGACGACGTTCTGGCCGCCGACTCCGCGCGCCGTGCGGCCATCACCGCCTACGAGGATGCCCGCGCCGACCAGAAGTCCTTCTCCTCCCAGATCGCGAAGGCCGCCAAAGAGGACAAGCCCGCGCTCATCGCCGAGGGCAAGCAGAAGTCCGAGACCGTGAAGTCGCTGTCGGCCGAGTCGGAGGAGGCGAGCTTCGCCTTCGACCAGCTCGTGTCCAAGGTCCCGAACCTCATCATCGACGGCATCCCCTCAGGCGGCGAAGAGAACTTCGTGACCCTGAAGACCATCGGGGAGCCCCGCGATTTCAGCGTCGACGGGTTCGAACCGCTTGATCACCTCGAGATCGGTGAGAAGCTGGGGGCCATCGACACCCAGCGCGGCACGAAGGTCTCCGGATCCCGCTTCCACTACCTCACCGGGTTCGGTGCGAAGCTTGAGATGGCCCTGCTCAACCTCGCCCGCGACGTCGCCGAGGAGGCCGGGTTCAACCCGACCATCACCCCGACGCTCGTCCGCCCCGAGGTCATGCGCGGCACCGGGTTCCTCGGCGAGCACGCCGATGAGGTCTACCGCCTCGAAGCCGACGACCTGTTCCTCGTCGGCACCTCCGAGGTGCCCCTCGCCGGATACCACATGGACGAGATCATCGACCTGACCGACGGACCGTTGCGTTACGCCGGCATCTCCTCGTGCTACCGCCGGGAGGCCGGTTCGTACGGCAAGGACACCCGCGGCATCATACGCGTGCACCAGTTCCAGAAGGTCGAGATGTTCGCCTACGTCGAGGTCGAGAACGCCGAGGCCGAACACGAGCGGATGCTGAGCCTGCAGGAGAAGATGCTCGGTCTGTGCGAACTGCCCTACCGGGTCATCGACACCGCGGCCGGCGACCTCGGCGATTCGGCGGCGCGGAAATTCGACTGCGAGGCCTGGGTGCCGACGCAGGGCACCTACCGGGAGCTGACCTCGACGTCGAACTGCACGACGTTCCAGGCCCGCCGCCTGCAGATCCGCGAACGCCACGACGGGGCGACCCGCCCTGTCGCCACCCTCAACGGCACCATGGCCAACACCCGCTGGCTCGTGCCGATCCTGGAGAACCATCAGCAGGCGGACGGCTCGGTCACGGTGCCTGCGGCACTGCGGCCCTACCTCGGCGGGATGACCGCACAGGGACCGGAGGGACCGCGCTACTGA
- a CDS encoding diacylglycerol/lipid kinase family protein produces MTIALDPLMTWVVIIGALVVLGLVFLLGRRSGARRTLRSVRRYAHSTNLEESEGEVGDSARYRAALIVNPTKTDVRRLASTAEAICRFEGWSPPLVLETTLDDSGEGAATRALDEGVDVVIAAGGDGTIRAVASALTGTSTPMGIVPLGTGNLLARNIDLVLDKTEWALRIALWGRNREIDVGTAKIAEDGDTHIFTVMTGLGFDAAVMADTNDELKSRLGWLAYVEAGSRKLVGRPSQVKITFDDDYRISARVRSVLGGNCGRLQGGIQLLPQAVIDDGMLDVLIVSPKNLGQWVGVLASIAGRRVSRGLHTNTRKCQKVVIEAGEDLDVQLDGDPLGQSSYLEMEVRPSALTVRVPTVEQRKQIRAEAWPV; encoded by the coding sequence ATGACCATCGCGCTCGATCCCCTGATGACCTGGGTCGTCATCATCGGCGCCCTTGTCGTGCTCGGACTGGTGTTCCTCCTCGGTCGCCGCTCCGGAGCCCGCCGCACCCTGCGATCGGTGCGACGTTACGCCCATTCGACGAATCTCGAGGAATCCGAGGGAGAGGTCGGCGACTCCGCCCGCTACCGCGCCGCCCTCATCGTCAATCCGACGAAGACGGATGTGCGCCGGCTCGCCTCCACCGCCGAGGCGATCTGCCGTTTCGAGGGCTGGAGCCCTCCGCTGGTGCTCGAGACCACCCTCGACGATTCGGGTGAAGGTGCCGCGACCCGCGCGCTCGACGAAGGGGTCGACGTCGTCATCGCCGCCGGCGGTGACGGGACCATCCGCGCGGTCGCCTCGGCGCTGACGGGCACATCGACACCCATGGGCATCGTTCCACTGGGGACGGGGAATCTTCTCGCCCGCAACATCGACCTCGTCCTCGACAAGACGGAATGGGCGCTGCGCATCGCCCTGTGGGGACGCAATCGGGAGATCGACGTAGGTACAGCGAAGATCGCCGAGGACGGTGACACCCATATCTTCACGGTGATGACCGGGCTCGGATTCGACGCCGCGGTTATGGCCGACACAAACGATGAGCTCAAGAGCCGCCTCGGCTGGCTGGCCTACGTCGAGGCCGGGTCGCGCAAACTCGTCGGCAGGCCCAGCCAGGTCAAGATCACCTTCGATGACGACTACCGGATCTCGGCCAGGGTCAGGTCCGTGCTCGGCGGCAACTGCGGACGCCTGCAGGGCGGGATCCAGCTGCTCCCGCAGGCGGTCATCGACGACGGCATGCTCGACGTGCTCATCGTCAGCCCCAAGAACCTCGGCCAGTGGGTCGGCGTGCTCGCGTCGATCGCGGGGCGGAGGGTCTCACGCGGGCTGCACACGAATACGCGCAAGTGCCAGAAGGTCGTCATCGAGGCCGGCGAGGACCTCGATGTCCAGCTCGACGGCGATCCTCTCGGTCAGTCTTCCTACCTGGAGATGGAGGTCAGGCCGTCGGCGCTGACCGTCCGCGTGCCCACCGTCGAACAGCGCAAGCAGATCCGGGCCGAAGCCTGGCCCGTGTGA